ttcatTTCTCTCTATGTCTGGCGCAAGGACCATGTTGCCTTTCtgacttctttttttcctatatcATACATAGGAAAAGAGTGTTCCCTAATTGCACGGCCCCAACGCAATGAGTGGgacacatgggcatcaacatTGGTGGGTTTATTGTATTTTATAGAGGTGATGTTATCCTTTTTTCTTCATGCCTAGTGGTAGGGGTCATGCGACGAGAAAACGTTCTTTTGCCCATTATTAGATATGAGAAAATGTTTTATATGCATGAGTGTGGCCCTTTTTCCAAGACACATGAAAGGGTGAAACGACACACACCTCTATTAGAGGAAAAATGACTCTTTAATAAATACTTTTTTCATGCCTTGCCCTCACGCGCACTTCGAACCGCAATCCCCAATAGGAAAAACttctccaatatatatatatatatatatatatatattttggtaaaccTCCAATAGATATATTGGAAGCGGTATAGATCTTGCCATCCATTAACAATATAAAATTGAAAACAACtctaaattaaataaatgaaaatattaaaGAAGGTTAAGACTATGAACACTGGTCACCACAATTGAAAAACGACGTGAGTAGGTGACTTTTTTCATCTCCCCCTCCAACGACCCCTCTGAACTTCACCCATCAAcgtattttgagagagagagagagagatgtccaACACCGACAACGCTACCACCGTTCCCTATGTGGTGGAAGATTGTAGAGGACGACTCCAACTGTACAGCGACGGTTCTATAGTCCGATCTTCTCAACCAGTTGCAGATATCCCTCTCCATGATGATGCCTCTGTACTCTGGAACGATGTCCTTTTCGATCCGGTTCATAATCTCCACCTCCGTCTCTACaagccttcctcttcttccacaAACTCAAAGCTCCCAATCTACTACTTCATCCATGGCGGCGGCTTCTGCCTCGGCTCTTGTACTTGGCCCAACTTCCACAACTACTGCCTTCGTCTCTCTTCTGAGCTTCAAGCTCTCATCATATCGCCCGATTACCGGCTCGCACCTGAGAATCGGCTTCCGGCCGCCATCGAAGACGGATTCTCTACCGTTAAGTGGCTTCAAACTCAGGCTGTGTCCGACAACCCCGATTCTTGGTTAACTGCTCAAGGGGTTGATTTTCGTCGAGTTTTCATCTCCGGCGACTCCGCCGGCGGTAACATCGCTCATCATCTAGCGGTTAGACTCAGTGCCGGATCGCTCGCAATGGAACCAGTTCAGATACGGGGCTACATACTCACGAATCCCTTTTTTGGTGGGGCCGTGCGGACCAGGTCCGAGGCAGAGGGGCCGGCCGAATCGTTCCTCAATTTGGAAAATATTGACATGTGAGTTTTCCAATCTCAACCTTTCAAAATGAACATAAATACATTGGAAACGACTAGGAAAACACCTAAGCATTTATTTTGGGGGCAATGTTTTTTGGTGGGATGTAGGGCCATGCCCAGACACAAGCGTGGCCCCTACATCTCACttagaaaacttttttttggggagagagaatcctCCCAATTAGGTGTCGGTAACAGTGTTACACCAGTGTTTGGGAGCTCTGTGCTTGATGTGGGGGTAATGTAGTCTTTTTACACCTATTTATATCTGCGTGTAGGAAATACCAAGACTGGTagggttctttttctcttttcttgtttttttaggATGAATATTTTCTGCCAAAAGTGTAGAGATCGAGCCCAAACATAGAAGCgggcaaaatgaccacctcGCGCtccatgaaaggtggaaatcccACCATGTTGATACTTCCAAGTACACTCCCATACCCTCACACTGGTGCAGCCCCTACACTTTTGGACATAAAATATTCTCCCTACACTAGTGCGGGGGCAACGGAAGTGCCCGTGAAAGCATCAAGAAGGGTgggatttttatctttcatagAGGGTGGACATCTTTTCACAAAAAAAGGCTTGTGTCTGGGCACAAGAGCTATGCTCTTGCACactcctatttcttttttttcttcttttttttcatttccaaaaaataaataaataatacatgGAGAGAAGAATCTTGTTGGTTTGGCATAGGCAACATTAACACATAGGGCCAATGAGAAAGCGTGCAGAAGCATCTTCAACTCACAACAATCTTTTCATGCATGTTTAGTCTAGGCATTGTCTGCACCAAATCAATTGGGATCTTTTTCCCTAATACATGTTAGTGGGTATATCCTACACCTCATGTTCAAAAAATCCTAGTACAAATTCCTTTATGCCTTTTGTCACATTATAGTTAGTGAGGCCTACACTgatattctcttttattttgacCATGTGGGTTCTATGTCAATCTCAAATAGATGACATCATTTTTCAACCCTTGATCGGTGGTGTGCATCTTACACTGCCATTGTAGGAAACCCTCTCCCTGAACTAAATGAAATGGGAAAAGGCTCACTTTGTGCCTCCTCACATTCATTTTTATATTAGTTGTTTTAAGGACAAAGAAACATAAGGGGTAAAGAACGCTACTTGATCGCGCGGAGCTGTGCATGCCCAGACACAATAGGGTGTGAAATTATCATCCCGCTCCctttaaaatcacaaaactccATCCCTATTTATGCCTTTgcatgtgctctcattggccccacTCTGGTGCAGGGCTACATGATTTGGTAACAATCTCTTGCCAAAAAAATAATGTGAGAGGGTGTAGTGTAGCAGCTGTAGCCTGCGTGCTCgaagaaccctctcccaaatGAAAATTGGGATCATTGAGAGTGCTTCCTCCTAGTTGAATTGAATTTAACTTTTATTGGTGATTACATAATGTTGATAGGTACTGGAGGCTGTCATTACCGGTCGGAGAAACAGCAGATCACCCATTAGTGAACCCATTTGGACCGGCTAGCCCAAGTCTTGAATCAGTGGCTCTTGATCCAATCTTGGTTGTGGTTGGTGACAAGGATTTGCTAAGAGATCGGATTGAAGATTATGTGAGGAGATTGAAAGAGTGGGGAAAGGATATCCAGTTTGTTGAATTTGAGGGCGAGCAACATTCGTTCATTACACTCAATCAACAGCCTGCAGTAGCGAACAAGTCGATGCAAATCATAAAAGATTTCATTGCTAAGTGCAACTCAGTCTGAGAATAGCACCAACTTGCATGAGCATGTTTTGAGTCCCAACTGCCATTCTTGCTTCATTTGCTTTTGAAATTTATTgtggtttcttcttctccaactgtTCCAATGACGAGGAATTAATAAAGAACCActtttcttttagaaaaaatcCACCAATGTCTAGCTAAATTCATCCACTCCAATCCTCCAGAATCTCAAAGTAATTTTTGTATATCACACCAACTTATTTACCTCACCATATGTATTACATGTATATTctaatatggattttttttttctttgttaaccATGTGTGAAGAGATTCTAGCCGCTGGGGGTGTCATTATCCCCTCTTGCCCTTATTGTACGAAGTCAAAAATGCCTTTGGCACAATTCCTGGAGTCCCATCCAACCATCAATACCCATGtaattaagagattctcttctCACTGGGAGTGGAATAATATATTGGGAGAGGGTTATCCAAGCAAGCAGCATAGAGAAGGCAAAGAGAAGCGTAGTTACAAGATGCAATTAAACTGCATCATACATAAGGGGGACGGTGAGgacatttcatgtgaggagagagaaggagacaCATAAATGCTTGTGTACATTATCCCAGTGTCTTGGAGAAATTTTTCCCTTAATATTACTCCATCCTTTAAGCTAGGTTTGTttgtaagggaaattaaagggaagggaagtgaaatttttatacttaaaaaagaaatgcatataatcattatcccatatgactctatcattaacttcaaatgattccaattttttttttttagttaaccaaggtgtccaggcCAGCTTACGCGTatctcgactaatcctcggagAGAGTAGCACAACAACCCACccccacggtctccacttaaattgctAATGGGGAATCAAACTTGAGACTGTGCGTCTATCCACCTAATCCCCAATTCTCCCTAACCATCGAGGCAACCCACGGCTAGATAACTTCAAatgatttcatatttggttataaaattccactttactttgcatccaaaactctTTGCTataatacataaaataaaatttgcacgtaaaatgtattattactaaataaggttaaaaaaatcaagtagtttatacaattacatgtggtaatgattataaatatttattttttaaatatgaaaatttcatttctcttcccctttaaattcctcttgcaaccaaacagagccttaagTAAAACAAGTCAAATATGTTCTATGGCGCCaccaaaaaaagagaggaaattacactcccctcccttatATGTTTCAGGCATTACACTCAGACCCCCTGCGAAGTTTGCAATTACAAACATACCATTGGTGTTAACACTGTTAGAAGCAGACgttaaatgaattttttaccccctttcccttttttatctAAAACGACAAAAATccgatctttccaacggttttgatttcatcaccttttgattccgtatgagaaagatgcgcCATTGAAAAtgtctaggggtattttggtctttttatatgacTGAGTCAGATAATTGGGTTATTTGAAAATTGTAGAGCGTCCAGTCACGGTTCCAACGAACTTCGTTTCCTCTCGATCGAatattgtatgaaaaagttataagtgtttccgtgaagtcggttcaaaaatccaaactaaaaattcatcagttgctctcggtgttgggtggattttttggaatttatttttaaaatttgaagggattttgtgtaatttcaatattttgaaggtctgagttgcaatggatctttaagcactgaaatatatgaaggcaggggGTTGATTGTAATTACAAAGTGTAAAGGGTTATAAAATGAATGGCTCAGATGAAGCCACGTAGCCCTTATttccatccaaaggttgctgaGCCTGGCCATTGAAATGAGAGAGCAGA
This Macadamia integrifolia cultivar HAES 741 chromosome 10, SCU_Mint_v3, whole genome shotgun sequence DNA region includes the following protein-coding sequences:
- the LOC122092476 gene encoding probable carboxylesterase 15: MSNTDNATTVPYVVEDCRGRLQLYSDGSIVRSSQPVADIPLHDDASVLWNDVLFDPVHNLHLRLYKPSSSSTNSKLPIYYFIHGGGFCLGSCTWPNFHNYCLRLSSELQALIISPDYRLAPENRLPAAIEDGFSTVKWLQTQAVSDNPDSWLTAQGVDFRRVFISGDSAGGNIAHHLAVRLSAGSLAMEPVQIRGYILTNPFFGGAVRTRSEAEGPAESFLNLENIDMYWRLSLPVGETADHPLVNPFGPASPSLESVALDPILVVVGDKDLLRDRIEDYVRRLKEWGKDIQFVEFEGEQHSFITLNQQPAVANKSMQIIKDFIAKCNSV